A genomic window from Lentibacter algarum includes:
- a CDS encoding rhomboid family intramembrane serine protease gives MFPFRDHNPSGRTPYVTYALIAVNIAVFLSYWHLFADPRALSDFYFQYALIPAAISTGQGYEGLLTSMFLHGGLMHIGGNMLFLWIFGDNMEDEMGHLGFFVFYILSGLLASYVHVMFAPGSAVPTVGASGAIAGVMGGYLLLFPRAKVDILLIIVIFFRVFTLPAYIMLAIWFGLQFFGGLSADPDTGGVAYWAHAGGFVAGIVLTLPTFRRLGGPRFWHENDFHPPHPEAAYDPSRIPMIRRRK, from the coding sequence ATGTTTCCATTTCGCGATCATAATCCAAGCGGGCGCACACCCTATGTGACCTACGCGCTAATTGCCGTGAACATCGCGGTTTTTCTGAGTTATTGGCATTTGTTTGCAGACCCTCGTGCGCTCTCTGACTTTTACTTTCAATATGCGCTGATCCCTGCAGCCATCAGCACAGGGCAAGGCTACGAAGGCCTTTTGACCTCAATGTTTCTGCATGGCGGGCTTATGCACATTGGCGGCAACATGCTGTTTTTATGGATTTTTGGCGACAACATGGAAGATGAGATGGGGCATCTCGGGTTTTTCGTGTTCTACATTCTGTCGGGATTACTCGCTAGCTATGTGCATGTGATGTTTGCGCCAGGCTCCGCTGTCCCAACGGTCGGTGCATCAGGCGCGATTGCAGGGGTGATGGGGGGCTATCTTTTGCTCTTTCCGCGGGCCAAAGTCGATATCCTGTTGATCATCGTCATTTTCTTTCGCGTTTTCACCCTGCCCGCTTACATCATGCTGGCGATCTGGTTTGGCCTGCAGTTCTTTGGCGGGTTAAGCGCAGACCCAGACACTGGCGGTGTCGCTTATTGGGCTCATGCCGGCGGCTTTGTCGCGGGAATTGTGCTGACCTTGCCGACTTTCCGGCGCCTTGGTGGGCCGCGTTTCTGGCATGAGAACGACTTTCACCCGCCCCACCCAGAAGCAGCATATGACCCCTCTCGCATTCCCATGATCAGGAGACGCAAATGA
- the putA gene encoding bifunctional proline dehydrogenase/L-glutamate gamma-semialdehyde dehydrogenase PutA: protein MPKNTQKSPLRTKISANMYANEATTLQRLIEEAGLSQETRQRISADAATLVRGIRESSDPGMMEVFLAEYGLSTDEGIALMCLAEALLRVPDAETIDALIEDKIAQSDWASHLGESTSPLVNASTWALMLTGKVLDEPAPGIIGSLRSAVKRLGEPVIRTAVGRAMKEMGRQFVLGETIVGAMERAAKMEAKGYTYSYDMLGEAARTEGDAKRYHLAYSRAITAIAQACTHAEIRENPGISVKLSALHPRYEEAQRSRVMDELAPRLRSLALLAKSAGMGLNVDAEEADRLAISMDVIEEVLSEPALAGWDGFGVVVQAYGQRAGDAIELLNALATRLDRRIMVRLVKGAYWDTEVKRAQVEGVEGFPVFTAKPATDVSYIANAKKLLGMTGRIYPQFATHNAHTVAAVLDMARDMGVSNHAYEFQRLHGMGEALHDIVLKDRGSHCRIYAPVGAHRDLLAYLVRRLLENGANSSFVNQIVDEDVPAEEVAACPFDALADAQPNITQAPDLFAPERANSKGFDITHEPTLARIEKARKAFAAHVWDAAPLIAGKAKPAKAHVVLNPANPADTVGKVAFASAADVETALTAAAPWDATPETRAKVLNKAADLYEKHFGELFAQLAREAGKIMLDQVGELREAVDFLRYYAANAPHETPVGTFTCISPWNFPLAIFTGQVSAALAAGNAVLAKPAEQTSLIAYRAVQILHEAGVPTSALQLLPGAGDVGAALTSDPRVGGVAFTGSTETALLIRKSMANNLAPGAPLIAETGGLNAMIVDSTALPEQAVQAIVESAFQSAGQRCSALRCLYVQDDIAESLTHMLKGAMDELSIGAPWLLSTDVGPVIDEEARAGIAAHIETARAEGRLLHELRTPNSGTFIAPTLIKVGSIADMGREIFGPVLHLATFKSSEIDTVVDTINATGYGLTFGLQTRIDDRVQHICERIHAGNIYVNRNQIGAIVGSQPFGGEGLSGTGPKAGGPNYLPRFVAPSAQAAHGAWNSNMTAPDMQAAIAAAPSAEVAQTLAMPGPTGESNKLTLEPRAPLLCLGPSAETAEAQASLVRAMGGIAVKATGSLPAVALETLTGFSGALFWGASTEARAYEQALAKRTGAILPLITATPDLARVMGERHVCVDTTASGGNAALLAGQG, encoded by the coding sequence ATGCCTAAGAACACACAAAAATCGCCCCTACGCACCAAAATCAGCGCCAATATGTATGCCAATGAAGCCACCACGCTTCAGCGCCTGATTGAAGAGGCGGGTCTTTCACAAGAAACGCGGCAACGCATTTCGGCAGACGCTGCCACTCTGGTGCGCGGCATTCGAGAAAGCTCCGATCCAGGGATGATGGAAGTGTTCCTCGCGGAATACGGCCTCTCGACCGACGAGGGCATCGCGCTTATGTGTCTTGCCGAGGCGCTCTTGCGTGTGCCCGATGCCGAAACGATTGATGCGCTCATTGAAGACAAGATCGCGCAGTCTGATTGGGCCAGCCACCTCGGTGAAAGCACCTCGCCACTGGTCAACGCATCCACATGGGCGCTCATGCTCACAGGCAAGGTGCTCGATGAGCCCGCTCCGGGCATCATCGGCTCGCTTCGTAGCGCCGTGAAGCGCCTTGGAGAGCCTGTGATCCGCACAGCCGTAGGCCGCGCGATGAAAGAAATGGGCCGTCAGTTTGTTTTGGGAGAGACCATCGTGGGCGCGATGGAACGCGCTGCCAAGATGGAAGCCAAGGGCTATACCTACAGCTACGATATGCTCGGCGAAGCCGCTCGCACAGAGGGCGACGCGAAGCGCTATCATCTGGCCTACTCCCGCGCGATCACCGCGATTGCACAGGCCTGCACGCATGCTGAAATACGCGAAAACCCGGGCATCTCGGTCAAGCTCTCGGCGCTGCACCCACGCTATGAAGAGGCCCAGCGCAGCCGCGTAATGGACGAGCTTGCCCCGCGCCTGCGTTCGCTGGCGCTTCTGGCCAAGTCTGCCGGCATGGGCCTCAATGTCGATGCAGAAGAGGCCGACCGCCTCGCCATTTCGATGGATGTGATCGAGGAAGTTCTCTCAGAGCCAGCGCTCGCTGGCTGGGACGGCTTTGGCGTTGTTGTGCAGGCCTATGGCCAGCGCGCAGGCGACGCTATTGAACTCCTCAATGCACTCGCCACACGCCTCGACCGCCGTATCATGGTCCGCCTTGTAAAGGGCGCCTACTGGGACACCGAAGTAAAGCGCGCGCAGGTTGAAGGCGTCGAAGGCTTTCCTGTGTTTACAGCCAAGCCCGCAACAGACGTCAGTTATATCGCCAATGCCAAAAAGCTTTTGGGCATGACGGGACGCATCTATCCGCAGTTTGCAACACACAATGCCCATACAGTCGCCGCTGTGCTCGATATGGCGCGCGATATGGGCGTGAGCAATCACGCCTACGAATTCCAACGCCTTCACGGCATGGGCGAGGCGCTGCATGACATCGTGTTGAAAGATCGCGGCAGCCATTGCCGGATCTACGCGCCCGTTGGTGCGCATCGCGACTTGCTCGCCTACCTCGTGCGCCGTTTGCTTGAAAACGGGGCCAACTCAAGCTTTGTGAACCAAATCGTGGACGAGGATGTGCCTGCCGAAGAGGTCGCCGCTTGCCCGTTTGACGCCCTTGCAGACGCCCAACCCAACATCACTCAAGCCCCCGATTTGTTTGCGCCAGAGCGGGCAAATTCCAAGGGCTTTGACATCACTCACGAGCCAACACTGGCCCGCATAGAGAAGGCCCGCAAAGCGTTCGCCGCGCATGTCTGGGACGCAGCACCGCTCATCGCAGGGAAAGCCAAACCCGCCAAAGCGCATGTGGTCCTCAACCCTGCAAACCCAGCTGATACAGTGGGTAAGGTTGCTTTCGCCTCGGCGGCAGATGTCGAAACCGCGCTGACAGCCGCAGCCCCGTGGGACGCAACCCCAGAGACGCGTGCCAAGGTTCTGAACAAGGCTGCCGATCTTTATGAAAAGCATTTTGGCGAGCTTTTTGCTCAGCTCGCGCGCGAAGCTGGCAAGATCATGCTCGATCAAGTGGGCGAGCTGCGTGAAGCCGTCGACTTCCTGCGCTACTACGCCGCCAATGCGCCGCATGAGACCCCCGTGGGAACTTTTACCTGTATTTCGCCGTGGAACTTCCCGCTGGCGATCTTTACGGGGCAAGTCAGCGCCGCCCTCGCCGCTGGCAACGCCGTGCTGGCCAAGCCCGCCGAACAGACCTCCCTCATCGCCTACCGCGCGGTTCAGATTCTGCATGAAGCGGGTGTGCCCACGAGTGCCCTTCAGCTTCTGCCCGGTGCGGGCGATGTGGGCGCAGCGCTCACATCTGATCCGCGCGTTGGCGGGGTCGCCTTCACGGGCAGCACCGAAACGGCGCTCCTTATCCGCAAATCTATGGCCAACAATCTCGCCCCGGGCGCACCGCTGATCGCCGAGACAGGCGGCTTGAACGCGATGATCGTAGACAGCACCGCCTTGCCCGAGCAGGCCGTGCAAGCCATCGTTGAAAGTGCCTTCCAGTCAGCAGGCCAGCGCTGCTCTGCTCTGCGCTGCCTTTATGTGCAGGATGATATCGCCGAAAGCCTCACCCATATGCTCAAAGGCGCGATGGACGAACTTTCCATAGGCGCGCCATGGCTTTTGAGCACAGATGTTGGCCCAGTGATCGACGAAGAAGCCCGCGCAGGGATTGCTGCACATATCGAAACAGCCCGCGCCGAGGGGCGTTTGCTGCACGAGCTGCGCACGCCAAACTCGGGCACATTTATCGCGCCGACCCTTATCAAGGTGGGCAGCATTGCAGACATGGGCCGCGAAATCTTTGGACCAGTGCTGCATTTGGCAACCTTCAAATCCAGCGAGATCGATACCGTCGTCGATACGATCAACGCTACGGGTTATGGCCTGACCTTTGGCTTGCAAACACGCATTGACGACCGTGTGCAGCATATCTGTGAGCGCATTCATGCGGGCAACATCTATGTCAACCGCAACCAGATCGGCGCTATTGTGGGTTCCCAGCCCTTCGGCGGCGAGGGGCTTTCAGGCACGGGCCCAAAGGCGGGCGGACCAAACTATCTGCCACGCTTCGTTGCGCCTTCCGCGCAGGCGGCCCATGGCGCATGGAACAGCAACATGACTGCTCCCGACATGCAGGCAGCCATCGCCGCAGCCCCATCAGCAGAAGTGGCACAAACCTTGGCGATGCCTGGACCAACGGGTGAGTCCAACAAACTGACATTGGAGCCACGCGCGCCACTGCTTTGTCTTGGGCCAAGCGCCGAAACGGCAGAAGCGCAAGCCTCTCTGGTCCGCGCAATGGGTGGAATTGCTGTAAAGGCCACAGGCTCTCTTCCGGCGGTGGCCTTGGAAACACTTACAGGTTTCTCTGGCGCTCTCTTCTGGGGGGCATCAACGGAGGCACGCGCCTATGAGCAGGCCTTGGCCAAGCGCACAGGCGCGATCCTGCCGCTGATCACCGCGACACCTGATCTGGCGCGTGTGATGGGCGAGCGGCATGTTTGCGTCGACACCACAGCCTCGGGTGGCAATGCCGCGCTTTTGGCAGGACAGGGCTGA
- a CDS encoding GFA family protein — MSRPHKLTCHCGAVELAVTLSDGLATARRCDCSFCRRRGAVAVSAPLDGIKIVKGEENLTLYQWGTMTAKHYFCKTCGIYTHHQRRSNPNEYGVNMGGLEGINPSEHDPIPWADGVNHPADR, encoded by the coding sequence ATGAGCCGACCCCATAAACTCACCTGTCATTGTGGAGCCGTCGAGCTCGCGGTGACGCTTTCCGACGGGCTTGCCACTGCGCGACGCTGTGATTGTTCTTTCTGTCGCCGCCGTGGAGCTGTCGCCGTGAGCGCGCCTCTGGACGGGATCAAAATCGTCAAAGGAGAGGAAAACCTCACGCTCTATCAATGGGGCACTATGACGGCCAAGCATTACTTCTGCAAAACCTGCGGGATATACACCCACCATCAGCGCCGCTCGAACCCAAACGAATACGGCGTCAATATGGGCGGGCTTGAAGGAATAAACCCCTCAGAGCACGACCCGATCCCTTGGGCTGACGGGGTAAACCACCCCGCTGATCGCTGA